A genome region from Arachis duranensis cultivar V14167 chromosome 6, aradu.V14167.gnm2.J7QH, whole genome shotgun sequence includes the following:
- the LOC110272993 gene encoding uncharacterized protein LOC110272993, with protein MCDDSDFTVGAVFGHRKDNLVHVIYYASKVLNDTQRNYTTTEKELLAIVFAFDKFRSYLMGSKRKKGAENKVADHLSRIPCEKDATHDTTVNEFFPDEQLILVHKAPWFADIANFKATGDLPPGINKHQRRKFINDAKYFIWDEPYLFKKCSDGILMRCISKEEGREVLWNCHSSSSGVDYVSKWVEAVATPTNDNKVVMNFLKKNIFSKFGVPRALISDGGSHFCNRPLETLLLRYGVKHKVATPYHPQTSGQI; from the exons atgtgtgatgatTCTGATTTCACAGTGGGGGCAGTATTTGGACATAGGAAAGATAATTTGGTGCATGTCatatactatgccagcaaggtcctCAATGACACTCAACGAAATTATACCACTACTGAAAAGGAGTTGCTGgcaatagtttttgcatttgacaaatttagatcataCCTCATGGGTTCTAAA AGAAAAAAGGGCGCAGAGAACAAGGTAGCAGATCATCTATCCAGGATCCCTTGTGAGAAAGATGCTACACATGATACAACTGTGAATGAGTTCTTTCCAGATGAGCAGTTAATATTGGTTCACAAGGCAccctggtttgcagatattgccaaTTTTAAGGCAACTGGTGACTTGCCTCCTGGAATCAACaaacatcaaagaagaaaattcatcaatgatgctaaatatttcatttgggatgagccatatctcttcaagaaatGCTCAGATGGAATCCTTATGAGGTGCATTTCAAAAGAAGAGGGACGAGAGGTCCTATGGAATTGTCACAGTTCTAGCTCTGGAG tggactatgtatctaagtgggtggaggccgtggcaaccccaacaaatgacaacaaggtgGTCATGAACTTTCTTAAAAAGAATATCTTCAGCAAATTTGGAGTTCCACGAGCCCTCATTAGTGACGGAGGGAGTCATTTTTGCAACAGACCATTAGAGACTCTACTCCTAAGGTATGGGGTGAAGCATAAGGTTGCCACACCttatcatccccaaacaagtgggCAAATCTAG